The Deinococcus hopiensis KR-140 sequence TGTCGTTCGGCCTGCGGCAGGGCGAGGTGGTGCGCGACCTGCTGGGCAACGCGCACGCCGTCGGCCCCGAGGACCTCCTGATCCGCGATGGGCGCGAGGTGGCGATCCCCAGCGTGGCCGAGGCATTCGCGTCGATGGGCGAGGCGCAACCCGGCGACGACACCCTGGGCATCGCGGGCATCGTGGGCGGGGATCACGGGCACGTCCAGGCGGACACGCGGGACGTGGTCATCGAGTCCGCCCACTTTGATCCCGTCCTGCTGCGCCGTACGAGCACCCGCCTCGGCCTCAAGACCGACGCCGTGTACCGCTACGAGCGCGGCGTGGATCCCCTGCTTGCCCCCCGTGCGGCGGACCGGCTGGTGGGCCTCCTCGCACAGCATGGCGGCGGCCAACCCCACCCCGGAGCCACGGTGGTGGGCGAGCCCGAGGTGCCCGGCGTCCTGGAGGCCACCGGCGAGCAGATTCGCGCCCTGCTGGGCATGGATGTGGCAACGGAAGAGATGGCGGACATCCTCACCCGCCTGGGCTGCCAGGTAAAGCGGGCGGAGGACCGCCTCACCGTGACGCCGCCCTCCTGGCGGGTGGATATGGCGGTCTGGCAGGACCTCGCCGAGGAAGTGGCCCGCCTGCACGGCTACGCCCACCTTCCCGAGACGCTGCCCACCCTGCGCGTCCACGAGAGCAACATCGGGGCCGAAAAAGAGAGTGTGGCCCGCGCGAATCTGCGCCGCGCCCTGACCGGCCTGGGCTTCCAGGAAGTCGTGACCTACACCTTCACCAGCGACGAGGAGGCCGAGAAGACGCGCACCGAGCGCCCCGGCGTGCGGCTGCAAAACCCGCTGACCTCGGACAGGACAGGGCTGCGGACGGCCCTCTATCCCAGCCTGCTCAAGGCGGCGGCGGCCCACCCAAAGGGTGAACGCGTGCTGATTTTCGAGGTCGGGCGCATCTTCCCGGCGGCCGGGGAGACCGAGCGGCTGGGCTTACTGATGCGCGGTCCCCTCGCGCCGAACACACACGCCCCGGGTGTGGCCGGGTCCTTCGGGGTGTTCAAGGGCCTGCTGGAATCGCTGGCGGCCGGCCTGGGCGCCAGCCTGGAGGTGCGGCAGGTACGCGGCGAGTCGGTGCCTCCAGCCCTCCACCCCGGTGTCGCGGGCGAGGTGGTGTGGAATGGGCAGTCTGCCGGCTGGTTGGGAGCCCTCCACCCCGAAATCGCCCAGATGGTGGGCCTGAAGGGCGAGACGTTGCTGCTGGAAGCGGCGCTGCCCCTGCCCGGCCGTGACTGGGCCTTCCGCGATCCCAGCCGTGCCCCCGCCGCATGGCGTGACCTGGCCGTTATCGCGCCCCAGACCGTGAGCTACGGCGAGGTGGCCGCCCTGCTCAAGCGGGAGGCGGGCGAGTTGCTCGAAAGCGTGGAACCCTTCGATGTGTACGTCGGCACGCCCATTCCCGAGGGCCAGCGCAGCCTCGCGGTTCGACTGGTCTTCCGGGGGCAGCGCACCCTGACCGACGCCGAAGTCGATCCCGTGATGGAGCGCCTGATCGCCGCCGTCCGCGCCCAGGGCTGGAGCATCCGCGAGAAGTGATTGCCAGCAGAAGGGGCCAGCCGCAACTGCGTGGCTGGCCCCTTCCGCTGGCGGTTGGCCCCCCCTACGGCCTCACCCGGTCCTGCGCAATCGTGGGTGCCGTCGTCAGCGCCTCCACGCCCAGCGCCAGGAGCGGGTCTTGACCCCGCGTCAGGGCGCGGATATCGTCTTCGGTCTGGGCGCGCAGACGATCGGGCGTCACGCGCACCGGGTAGGGCTGGCCGTCGGGCTTGGCGTAGTTCAGGATCGTGAGTTGCAGCGCGGCGTCCTCACCCACGGGGAAAACGCGGGTGGCCGTGTTGCCCACACCTGCCGTCGCCTGTCCGATGATGGGGCCGCGTCCGGCATACTGGATCTCATACGCGAAGAATTCCGAGCAAGACGCGCTGCCCTCGTCCACCAGCACGTCCACGGGACCCGTCCACAGCTGTGGATTGCGGACGCCCCCGGCGTTGTGGCCGTCTTCCATCCGCGCGCCCCGGCTGACCAGCGTGCGGCTGTTGCCCTCGGGCCCGCGCGCCATCCGGGTAAAGGTGGGCACAAAGGCGCTGACCGAGCTGTCGCACTCGCTGAGGCTGCCGCCCGTGTTGCCGCGCAGATCCACGATGAGGCCCTGCGTCCCACGCCGCCGCGCCTCGCCCACCAGGTCATGCACGCGCTGGGCCACGCCGCCGCCCGCCAGGAAGGTAGGAATGCGCAGCACGGCCACGTTGTTCGCCGCGCCGGTAAAGCTCAGCCGGGGCAGGTCCCGGGTGCTGCTCTCGCGAGAAGCCAGGGTCAGGGTCAGGGGCTGGCCCTGCCGCTCCACGCTCAGCGTGATGCTGCGCCCATCCAGACGGGCGGCACGCAGGGCGTCATAGGTGTAGGGCTTGTCGTCCAGCCGCACCAGCAAGTCGCCGCGCTGCAATCCCGCCTCCTCGGCGGAACTTTGCGGCACCACTTCCAGCACCACCCGGTTCTCGCCGTCCAGGCGCGCGAGCTTCACGCCAAACTGCCGGCGGTTGCCGCCCGTGGCGCTCGCCATAAAGTCCTGGAAGTCCTCGGGCGTCTGGAAAAAGCTGTGCTCGTCGCCCAGGGCGTTCACCTCGGCTTCCAGCACCGGGTAGGCCTTGTCAACAGGACAGGGAGCGGAGACGGCCTCACACGCGGCGTCCAGTTTGGCCTGGTACTCGCGCGTCAGGGCTGTGCGGTCCACCTTTGACAGGCCACCGTATTCGCCCTGCAGCAGTTCATTGACCTCGTTGAAGGCCGCCTGGGCAGGTGAGGGGTCTGAAGAGCTTTGCGCGAGCGTTGCGGGCGCAAACGGCCCGGAGGAGAGGAGAAAGGAAACGGCCAGAAATACCGACGGGCGCAAGGCCGAGGCGCGGCGCGGATTCGCGTTCATGTGTGCGCCTATTGTGCGCCCCGCGGGTGGCCGGGACTCCGCGTCAAGTTGCAATCCGGAGGTGCAGGCACTGGCGCGTCTGACCACCGAAAGACCCCGCTCCAACGGCCAGACGGTAGAAGGTCAGGCAGTTTGACCTTCCCACTAGAGGATGCGTTGCCCCAACAGGCTCGCCGCCATGCCCACCATCACCTCGGCGGTCTGGTTGCGGGTGTCGAGCACGGGGTTGACCTCCACGATGTCGAGGCTGGTCACGCGGCCCGATTCGGAGAGCAGTTCCATCAGCAGGTGGCCCTCGCGGTACGTCAGTCCGCCGGCCACGGGGGTGCCCACGCCGGGCGCGACGGTGGGATCAAGGGCATCCGCGTCGAAGGAGACGTGCAGGCGCGTTACGTCACTGAGCCGCTCCAGGGCTTCCTCGGTGATGCGGGTGATGCCGAGCTGGTCCACGTCCTTCATGGTGTAGGCCTTGATGCCGGCGTCGCGCAGCAACTCGCGCTCGCGGGCGTCCACGCTGCGGATGCCGATCATCACCACGTCTTCCGGGCGCAGCGTCCAACCGCCGCCCAGGCCCATGAGGTGCGCGTCACCTCGGCCCGTGAGGTGCGCCACGGGCATTCCGTGGATGTTGCCGCTGGGGCTGGTTTCAGGCGTGTTGTAATCGGTGTGGGCGTCCACCCAGATCAGGCCGGTGCGCTGGGCCGCGCCGCCGCGTAGGGCGTTGCCCGTCACTGTGCCCATGCTCACCGAGTGGTCCCCACCCAGCGTGATGGGGAATACGTCCTCGGGGAGGTGCTGTAGCCGTTCGGAGGCGGCGCGGCAGGCGTCCAGAATGGGCTCCAGAAACACCAGTCCTGCCGAAGCGTGCTTGTCCAGCGTTTCGGGCAGGGCCACGTCCACGTCGCCCAGATCGCGGACCGTATGGCCCAGTTCGCGTAAGGTTCGCGCCAGGTGTGCGTTTCTCAGCGCTGACGCGCCCATGTCCACGCCCCGGCGACCCGCGCCGAGATCCATCGGAATGCCCAAAATATTGACGTTCATCCCGTCCAGCGTAGGGCCAGAACGAGGATATGCCTCAGCCCTGCAAGAATATGTCGTTCCACACAGGATGAGGAGCGTCTGGAGCGCCGCTCTGTGAATATTGATGTAAGCCAGTTGTCTTAAGGCTGCCTGGCCGAGTGGCACACGAAGCGCTGACATGGGCGCGGCATACTTCGCCCTGGCTCAGCGGGAAACCGCAGGGCTGGAGGGAGACGCCCACCTCCACACCAACGGGCGCGCGAGCGGGCCGGAAGTAGGCTGCCGGTGGGTTCGATTCCTGCCACCCGCACCCCAAAGCAGACGAGGGAGCCCCCAAAGGCTCCCCTCTTCGTTTTGCCCTAGCATCGGGGCGTGACGCCCGCGCCCACCAACGCCGTCCGCCTGCGCGAGTTTCACCGCGCCCTGGACCTCCCCCTGCCGCAGCGGCCCACACCGCCAGACATCGCGCTGCTCACGCTCCGCCGTACCCTGATTCGTGAGGAGGTGGCCGAGGTGGAGGAGGAGTGGACCGCCCTCGAAATCCGGCTGCGGGCGGGTGAGGCCGTGCCCCCCGCCGACCTCGCCCCGCTGGCCCACGAACTCGCGGACCTGCTGTACGTGACCTACGGAGCGCTGGACGGGCTGGGCATCGACGCCGATGCCGTCTTTGCCGAGGTTCACCGCGCCAACATGAGCAAGCTCGGCGGCCCAAGGCGCGCTGACGGCAAGCAGCTCAAGCCGGGAGGCTGGCGGCCTGCCAACGTGCGGGGCGTGCTGGAAGAACAGGGGGGCAAAAAGGGGGAGCGTGAAGAGCTGGGGTAACCCTGGTGCTCCCCACGCTCTCCCGGCGCGACGCGCTTTCTCCGCTTCTCGACCTGCTGCGCAGTTGTGCACCTCCGCCGCGGTTGATCCGAATACCAACCGCGGCGGACTGATACGGTTTCCGGATCATCCGTTCCATCCCCTGCGCTTCGGTGTTTCCGCGCCTCTGTGTCACCGTTTTTCCTGCCCGCTCCACTGGGTTGGTCCGTTATGAAATAACGGACCAACCCGAATCCTTATTCGAACTAGAAGGGAGTTTCCTCGTCTGCGACGGCCACCGCTGCGGGGCGAACTGCAGGCTGGGACCGGGCGGGACTGGGACGGGCAGGAGCCGTGGCTGGACCCGCCATGCGGGGGCCGCCAGGTGTGGCGAAGCGCTCCTGGCGCTTGCCGCCCCGGAAAATGGCGAGGGTGACGTACTCGAACTCGCCGTCCGCCTTCTCGCGCACGTGCTCGGGGTCCGTATTCTTCGCGCCACGGCTGTACTTCACGGCGGCCGGAAGCTTCATCTTGCGGCTGTCCACCGCTTCCAGCTCGCGGCGGCGGTAGGCGTGGCCCTTGTGCAAGACCATTTCCTCGCCTTCGGGGTTGGTCCACTTACGCGCGCCGATAAGGGTCCAGTCGAAATCGGGCTCGTTGTCAAGCGGAAACTGGTAGCCGCCCAGGGGCACCTCGCCGCTCGTCCAGCCCAGCCGCCCGTAGTGGCGCTGAACGTCCAGCAACTTGTCGGCACTTTCCACGTCTACGGTGACCCGCGCGCCCAGATCGGTGATGAATTCGATATGCAGCATGTCCTCGCCTCCTTATGTAAATAACATAATACAGCATGAAGAGACGGGGAACAAGTCGGGGCTGACGTCGCCTTAGCTGCACCTCCGGCGTAGAAAGGCCAGCATCAGAAAAAAAGGGTCCGTGGCCTCACGGTGGTCCGGCAGCCCCGTCTCCAGCGCAGGCAAAGGCGCGCAGGTGGGCGGTCGTCTCCGAGAAGAGGCTGGGCAGGCCCTGGGGCTCACGTCGGCCGCGGTCCGCGGCGCATACCACCCCGTTGTCGGCACGGAAAAGCTTGTGTCCGTACAGCCCGTTTTGCCCCAGTATGCGGGCATAGGCTGCGATGAGGTGGGCAAAGGGGGGCCGCGCCTGCACCTCCACTTCGGCGAGTGTGGCGTAGGGCGCGACTCCGAACGGCACGAGGGAGGCGCCGTGAACCGAGCGGTAGACCCTGATCCCCCGCCCTCCATAGCACCCGCAGGTGCGCCTGCCGGCGACCGGTCACGCGGTGGAGGCCACCTGAATCTGGGGACGCCATTTGAAGTAGGGTACGCGCCACCGTGCGGACAGGACGAGTTTGGCGGCGGTTTCCCTGTGGCGAGATGTCCCCTTGATGCGGGTCTGGTGGGCAGGCCTGATCTCGCGGGTGGGCAACGGAGCCCTGTTCGCCACACTTCCTGCGGTCCCAATCTGGCCCTGACGCTGCTCGCCTCCACGCCTCACGCCTCGGTGGAGCAATTTCCGGGACCTGCCGAGCACGCGCTGCTGCCGACGTAGGTGCCGGAGGAACGGCTGGGCGAGGCGAAGAGCCTCAATGCCATGAACGGCGATCTCGCCCGCCTGCCGGAGCCCACGCTGGGCGGCGTGCTCCTGGCCTGGGGCGGATTGGCGGTCGTGGCCACGTTCGGCGCTGTGACGTACCTGGGAGCGGCCCTGGTGCTGTGTGGGCGCGGTCCGCCGTCCGCCTTCGGGGCGAAGAGGGGAGAGGCGCAGGCTCACGGGCGAGTGGCAGGCTGGGCTGAAGGTGGTGCGGGGGAGTGCGCCGATGCAGGTGGTCTTTCCGGCGGTGGCCCTTGTGGGCCACGGCCAGGGCTTTTTCTCTACCCTTGAGGGGCTCATTGGTGGAAGCGCGTCGGGGAGGCGGAACTGGGACGCTGCCCGTGCCCATCTCCAATGCCCCGCTGGCGTTCCCGGCGCTGTGGCCCGTGCTGAGGGGCGCGGCGGGCCTGCCCTTCGCCGCGTTCGGCACAGTGCGGCTGCTCTCGCTGCAACGGAGCGCGCCGTCATCAACGTGGACGCCGGGACGTACCTGTTGGCAGAGGGCCCCGCGCTGTCAGGCTTCTGGTGGAGCGCCCGCCGCTGCGCCTGAGCGGAAATGAAGCTGGATGGGGTCAACTCACCCCCGCTCGCCGTGACACCGTGCCCAGAAAGAGGGCGAGTACCTCACCCTCCTCGCCCCGGCGGACTTCCACCCGGTACGTCGCCAGGGTGCGGCCCACCCGCTCGGGCGTGGCAACGGCCACGAGTTCGTCGCCCGGGCGGGCGGGCCGAAAGAAGCTGAGGTGCGTTTCGACGGCCACCGCCTGGGCTTTCAGGTTGCTGATGATGGCGAACGCCTCATCCGCCAGGCTGAACAGCAGGCCACCGTGGGCAGTGCCGTGCACGTTCAGTCCGGCTTCCGTAACCCGGAGGCGAACGCGGGTAGATTCGGGTGAGGCGTCCAGCACCTGCATCCCCAGCGTCTGTGCGAGGCCCATGGAGGCAGATTAGCGCCGCAGTGGGGTCCGCCGCGCACCACCCTCAAAGTCGTAGGTGTCCACCTCGTCTGGCACCCGCAGGTCCGGGTGCGCTGCCAGTCGCTGCCAGGTCAGGGCGTCCTCCGTCCCGCAGGCCTGCGCCACCCCGTCCAGCAGGGCGAGTTGCGCCTCGCTCAACTCTTCGAAACGCACGTGCATCAGGCCCCAGCTGTCCCACAGCAGCAGTTCGTGTCCGGTCAGGGCGGCGAGTTCGCGTATCACGTAGTCGCGCAGCATGGTGGGACCACCAAACAGCCCGGGGGCCACGCCATACCGGGTGGGACTGAGGGTCCCGGTGCGGAAGGTTAACCACGCCTCGCCCGCCGTCTGGAAGGTGCCTGGCGGCAGGTCCATGGTGTCGAAGGGAAAGCGGGTGGGGTCCATTTCCGGGTCTCCCCGCACCCAGTGCGTGCCCCCATACCACTCGGCCACCACATGGTCATGCACGAAGTCCGGGTTGAGGTACGGGGCCCAGCCGATGCGGAGGCGTGCGGGAACGCCACGTTCGCGCAGACCTGCCACGAGCAGCAGGGCGTCGTCCCGGCAGCAACCGGCGAAGCGCTCGGAGGGGGTCCGGGGTTGCGTGAGCGGCTGCCCGCTGCGGTGAAGCAGGCAGGCCAGGATGTCGGCCACCCACCGCGCCTGCTTGTCCTCCTCCCGGCCAGCGGGAAGGTCCGGGGTGGCGCGGTAGTGGGCCGTCAATCCGCGCCAGCATGCCGCCGCCGCCCGTGGGTCAGCGGGCAGGGCGCGCAGCAGGGCCGCGTATTTGCCCGGCGCGGTGTAGGGGGTGTGCGCGGCGAAGGCGTTCACTTCGCCGCGCCCCTTTCTTCCCTCTGGGGCACGAACGGCCAGGCCACCTCTCCGGCGAAGTCGTCTGCCTCCAGCCCTTCCCAGGCCACGGGATAGATCTCACGGGGGGACAGCAGACCGCACTCGCCATGTTCCCTCGCGTAGGCATTCGTGGCGTCGTAGGCCCGCAAGATACCCGGGAACTCGAACTGCGCGCGGGTCAGGGCCACGAATGCTTCGGCGTGGGCAGGTTCCTCGCGCACCGTGACGTCTTCCGGCACGGTCAGCGCGCCCAAGACGGGCAGACAGACCTCCACCGGGCCGTCGCTGTCGGCGTTGACTTGGCCGTGGTACAGGACGAAGGCTGGGCCCGATGCCTGCTCGCCCGCCAGCTCGGCCAACCGGCTGCCCGCCTCGCCGATGTAGTCGCTTAACCTGGCCACATAGACGCGCTGGGTCAGGGTCACCACCCGCACGGCGGGCACGAAGCGTTCCTGAACCTGGAACTGCTGGGTCATGGTGTTCTCTCCTTGCAGGGTTTCAATGAGGTACTGCGCCAGCGCCCGGCGCTGCCCATGTTCACGCTCGGTACGGCCCCACAGCTCGTTCAAGCGGGCGGGACGGGTAAAAGCGGGCGCGTCCAGCAACGTCTGGATTTCCGAGAGGGGCAGGTCCAGCTGGCGCAGCAGGCCGATGAGCCGCGCGGTGCCCAGCTGCTCTGGACGGTAGAAGCGGTAGCCCGTGGCGGGGTCCACCCACGCGGGGCACAGGAGCCCGAGCTCGCCGTACAGCCGCAGGGCCTTGAGGCTCAGGCGTGAGGCCCGTGCGAACGCGCCGATGGTGAGGCCCGTCTGGGTGAGGCCGGTGTCCGTATTCGTCATGTCGGCACCTCCGGAGGCTGATCCCTATAGGTAAGGGCAGTGTGGGGGCTGCCCCTGGGGCAGGGTCAAGAGCCATGCGGGAGAGGCCGGTATCATGCCCGCATGTCCGCCACGCCCACCCCTTCCGATTCCGCTGGGTCCACGTCCCTCTCCGATCTGGCCTTTACCCTGGACGTGCTGCTGCGCCTGCTGCGTACGCCGAGCCCCACGGGTTTTACCGAGGCCGCCGTGAGGTTGATCGAGCGCGAACTGGACGCCCTGGGGGTGAGCAGCCACCGCACCAAGAAGGGCGCGCTGACCTGGGAGGTTCCGGGAACCGGTGAGGGGCACGTCGCCTTCAGCGGTCACGTGGATACGCTGGGCGCGATGGTCAAGGAGATCAAACCATCCGGGCGGTTGCGCCTCGCCATGCTGGGCGGCTACGACTGGGCCACCGTGGAGGGCGAGTACGCGCAGGTCCACACGCAGGCGGGCGGAGTGGTAACCGGTACGGTGGTGAACACCCACCAGAGCACCCATGTCCATGGCCCGGCCCTACGCGAACTGAAGCGCGAACAGGCCGTGATGGAGATCCGGCTCGATGCCCGCACGCAAAGTGCCGAGGAGACGCGGGCCCTCGGAATCGAGGTGGGCGACTTCATCTCCTTCGACCCGCGTGCCGAACTGACCGACGCGGGCTACCTCAAGAGCCGCCACCTCGACAACAAGGCCGCCGTCGCGGTGTTTCTGGGCGTCACGCACCTGTTGCTTCAAACCCCCCCCGCGCGGACCGTCGCCTTTCACGTCACCACCTACGAGGAGGTGGGCCACGGCGCGGCCACCGGCATTCCTCCGCACACCGACGAGCTCATCGCGGTGGACATGGCGGCAGTGGGCCACGGTCAGACGAGCAGCGAGCACCACGTCACCCTGTGCGTGGCCGACAGCGGGGGGCCGTATGACCACGCGCTGGGTAACCGCCTGCGCGGGTCGGCGCGGCGAGCGGGGCTGGAGCTTAAGGTGGACCTCTACCCCTACTATGCCTCCGACGGCACGGCAGCCTGGCGGGCGGGCGGCGACTACCCGGTGGCCCTGATCGGCCCCGGTGTGGACGCCAGCCACGCCTACGAACGCACCCACACCGACGCCCTCGACGCCACGCTGCGGCTGATTGTGGCCCACGTAAGCGGGAGCTGACACCCACGCCTATCGGGGCCGCCACCACCTGACCCTCACCTGAACTTCCGCCAACCGTCGCCTGACGTGCCGCGCTCACATTGAGAAATGTGAAGACTTGCTTCGTCCGTTTGACGGCCCTGCTCGCCCTGGGCCTTTCACCTGCGCTCGCCGCCACGCTGGTGGGCTACGCGGAACTTCCCGCCGACACTTTCGCGGCGGGTCCCGCCAGCGGTGCCTACAACGGTCAGGGCGTGCGCGGCGCGGCCCGCTTTCCCAGCCAACCCGTGCAGGGTTTTTCGGGCGTGCAGGCGGCGAAGGACGGCAGTTACGTCTTCCTGAGCGACAACGGGTATGGCGCAAAGGCCAACAGCGCCGACTTCCTGCTGCGGATGTACCGCCTCAACCTGACCGCCAAGAACGGCCCCACGGGCAAAGGCGAGGTCAAGGTGGGGAACTTTATCCAGCTGCGTGACCCGGACCGCAAGGTGCCCTGGCTGATCGTGAACGGGGCGAGCGCGGACCGCCTGCTCACCGGCGCGGATTTCGATGTCGAGGGCTTCGTCGTTGCCCCTGACGGCACCCTGTGGGTGGGCGACGAGTTCGGGCCGTACCTGCTGCACTTCTCGGCAGACGGGAAACTGCTCGACGCGCCCATCGCCACGCCCAACCTCGTCGGGCTGCCCACCTTGAAGGGTCAGGCTCCCATCGTGGTCGGCCACCGTGGCAGCAGCGGCACCCGCCCCGAGCACACCCTGGAGTCCTACCGGATGGCCATCGAGGGTGGGGCCGACTTTGTGGAACCCGACCTCGTGGTGACCAAGGACGGCGTCCTCGTGGCCCGTCACGAGCCCGTGATGGCGAGTGTGGACAAGGACGGCAAGGTGCTGGAGGCCACCACTGATGTTGCCACCCGCCCCGAGTTCAAGGACCGCCTGACCACGAAAAAGCTCGACGGCGTAGATGTGCGCGGCTACTTCGTCGAGGACTTCACGCTGGCGGAACTCAAGACGTTGCGGGCCGTTGAGCGTCTCCCCGCCCTGCGTGGCAAGAACTACGACGGTAAATTCGAGGTGCCCACTCTCGCTGAGGTGATCGCCCTCGTCAAGGACGTGGAGGCGAAAACTGGGCGCAAAGTGGGCATCTACCCCGAGACCAAGCACCCGACTTACTTTCGGCAGATGGGCGTGAACACCTCGCAGCTCCTGATCGATACGCTGAAGAAGGAAGGCTTCACCAATCCCGACCGCGTGTTTATCCAGTCCTTTGAAACTGCCAACCTCAAGGACCTGAAGGCGAGCATCATGCCGAAAGCGGGCGTGAGCCTGCCCCTCGTGCAGCTTGTGAGCAGCCCCGACGAGGCCCCCTATGACTGGACGGCCCAGGGGGACACCCGCAAGTACGGCGCCCTGACCACAGACGCCGCGCTGAAGGACATTGCCGCCTATGCTTCCGGTGTAGGAGCGTACAAGCGCTGGATCATCACCGACCAGGGCGAGACCACCGATTTCGTGGCCCGCGCCCACGCCGCCGGACTGATGGTGCATCCCTGGACCTTTCGCAACGAGGCAACCTACCTGCTTCCCGCCTACGCCAATGACCCCGAGGCCGAGATGCGCCAGGCCCTGCGCGCAGGCGTGGACGGCTTCTTCACCGATTTCCCCGCCACGGGCGCGAACGTGGTGCGCGCCTACACGGCCCCCGAGGTTCGTAGCCCCCAGAACCCCGCCTTCGCCACGGGCACGAGCAGCAGCGCGGCGAACCTGGGCGGCAGCGGCGGCTTCGAGGGCGTGGCCCTCAGCCCCAGCGGCAAGACCCTGTACGCCCTGCTCGAAAAGACCGTGACGGGCGACGTGGCCGGGCAGCTCCGCCTCCACGCCTTTGACCTCGCCTCCCGCACATGGACGCTCGCCGGACGCTACACCTTGGAGGACGCCGGCAACGCCATCGGGGACTTGACGCCCGTGAATGCCACGGA is a genomic window containing:
- a CDS encoding esterase-like activity of phytase family protein, translated to MKTCFVRLTALLALGLSPALAATLVGYAELPADTFAAGPASGAYNGQGVRGAARFPSQPVQGFSGVQAAKDGSYVFLSDNGYGAKANSADFLLRMYRLNLTAKNGPTGKGEVKVGNFIQLRDPDRKVPWLIVNGASADRLLTGADFDVEGFVVAPDGTLWVGDEFGPYLLHFSADGKLLDAPIATPNLVGLPTLKGQAPIVVGHRGSSGTRPEHTLESYRMAIEGGADFVEPDLVVTKDGVLVARHEPVMASVDKDGKVLEATTDVATRPEFKDRLTTKKLDGVDVRGYFVEDFTLAELKTLRAVERLPALRGKNYDGKFEVPTLAEVIALVKDVEAKTGRKVGIYPETKHPTYFRQMGVNTSQLLIDTLKKEGFTNPDRVFIQSFETANLKDLKASIMPKAGVSLPLVQLVSSPDEAPYDWTAQGDTRKYGALTTDAALKDIAAYASGVGAYKRWIITDQGETTDFVARAHAAGLMVHPWTFRNEATYLLPAYANDPEAEMRQALRAGVDGFFTDFPATGANVVRAYTAPEVRSPQNPAFATGTSSSAANLGGSGGFEGVALSPSGKTLYALLEKTVTGDVAGQLRLHAFDLASRTWTLAGRYTLEDAGNAIGDLTPVNATEYLVLERDNGSGDTAKFKRVYKVSTSEKNADGTLKKTLVVDLMNVKDPQGLAPSTRSGTFTFPYVTIENVLVLDANTILVANDNNYPGTGGRGADVKDHTEFLWLKLDAPLNLAEGVGRK